Proteins found in one Panthera tigris isolate Pti1 chromosome B3, P.tigris_Pti1_mat1.1, whole genome shotgun sequence genomic segment:
- the PLCB2 gene encoding 1-phosphatidylinositol 4,5-bisphosphate phosphodiesterase beta-2 isoform X9: protein MSLLNPVLLPPKVKAYLSQGERFIKWDDETTIASPVILRVDPKGYYLYWTYQSKEIEFLDITSIRDTRFGKFAKIPKSQKLRDVFNMDFPDNNFLLKTLTVVSGPDMVDLTFHNFVSYKENVGQNWAEDVLALVKHPLTANASRSTFLDKILVKLKMQLNPEGKIPVKNFFQMFPADRKRVEAALSSCHLPKGKNDAINPEDFPESVYKSFLMSLCPRPEIDEIFTSYHAKAKPYMTKEHLTKFINQKQRDSRLNSLLFPPARPDQVQGLIDKYEPSAINVQRGQLSPEGMVWFLCGPENSVLAQDKLILYQDMTQPLNHYFINSSHNTYLTAGQFSGLSSAEMYRQVLLAGCRCVELDCWKGRPPDEEPIITHGFTMTTDIYFKEAIEAIAESAFKTSPYPVILSFENHVDSPRQQAKMAEYCRTMFGDMLLTEPLEKFPLKPGIPLPSPEDLRGKILIKNKKNQFSGPASPSKEPGGEAEGDCPPSASVGEGTAWAGEEGTEPEEEEVEEEEESGSLNEEEIKKMQSDEGTAGLEVTAYEEMSSLVNYIQPTKFISFEFSARDLWPVPVRTQCAHLCRSGAVWPSWGPQEALSHQAVTQCQLYQSCLEGGALCL from the exons ATGTCTCTGCTCAACCCTGTCCTGCTGCCCCCCAAGGTGAAGGCTTATCTGAGCCAAGGGGAGCGCTTCATCAAATGGGAcgat GAAACCACAATAGCCTCCCCGGTTATCCTCCGCGTGGATCCCAAGGGCTACTACTTATATTGGACATATCAGAGTAAG GAGATAGAGTTTCTGGATATCACCAGCATCAGGGATACTCGCTTTGGGAAGTTTGCCAAGATACCCAAG AGCCAGAAGCTCCGGGATGTCTTCAACATGGACTTTCCTGACAACAACTTCCTGCTAAAGACGCTCACTGTGGTGTCTGGCCCTGACATGGTGGACCTCACCTTCCACAACTTTGTCTCCTACAAGGAGAACGTGGGCCAG AACTGGGCTGAAGATGTACTGGCTCTGGTCAAGCATCCGCTGACAGCCAATGCCTCTCGCAGCACCTTCCTGGACAAAAT CCTGGTAAAGCTCAAGATGCAGCTCAATCCCGAAGGGAAGATTCCTGTGAAGAA tTTTTTCCAGATGTTTCCTGCTGACCGCAAGCGGGTGGAAGCTGCCCTCAGCTCCTGCCACCTCCCCAAAGGCAAG AATGATGCCATCAATCCTGAGGACTTCCCAGAATCCGTCTACAAGAGTTTCCTCATGAGCCTCTGTCCTCGGCCAGAAATAGATGAGATCTTCACTTCCTA CCATGCCAAGGCCAAGCCCTACATGACCAAGGAGCACCTGACCAAATTCATCAACCAGAAACAGAGGGACTCCCGCCTCAACTCTTTGCTGTTTCCGCCCGCCCGGCCTGACCAAGTGCAGGGCCTCATCGACAAGTACGAGCCCAGTGCAATCAACGTGCAGAGGG GCCAGCTGTCACCTGAGGGCATGGTGTGGTTTCTCTGTGGGCCGGAGAACAGTGTGCTGGCCCAGGACAAGCTGATACTCTACCAAGACATGACACAGCCACTCAACCATTACTTCATCAACTCCTCACACAACACCTACCTGACAG CTGGCCAGTTCTCTGGCCTTTCCTCGGCAGAGATGTACCGCCAGGTGCTGCTGGCTGGCTGTCGCTGCGTGGAGCTGGACTGCTGGAAGGGCAGGCCCCCTGACGAGGAGCCCATCATCACCCACGGCTTTACCATGACCACAGACATCTATTTCAAG gaagcaaTTGAAGCCATTGCAGAAAGTGCTTTTAAGACCTCCCCCTATCCTGTCATCCTGTCATTTGAAAACCATGTGGACTC ACCCCGCCAACAGGCCAAGATGGCTGAGTATTGCCGGACGATGTTTGGGGACATGCTACTCACAGAGCCCCTGGAAAAGTTCCCA cTGAAACCAGGcatccccctgcccagccccgaGGATCTCCGAGGCAAGATCCTCATCAAGAACAAAAAGAACCAGTTTTCTGGCCCAGCATCCCCCAGCAAGGAGCCGGGTGGGGAGGCTGAGGGCGACTGCCCACCCAGTGCCTCTGTGGGTGAGGGCACAG CGTGGGCTGGTGAAGAAGGAACAGAGccggaggaggaagaggtggaagaggaggaggagtcgGGAAGCCTGAATGAGGAAGAGATCAAGAAGATGCAGTCGGACGAG GGCACAGCGGGCCTGGAGGTGACAGCTTATGAGGAGATGTCCAGCCTAGTGAATTACATTCAACCCACCAAGTTCATCTCCTTTGAGTTCTCTGCCC GTGATCTCTGGCCAGTTCCTGTCAGAACGCAGTGTGCGCACCTATGTCGAAGTGGAGCTGTTTGGCCTTCCTGGGGACCCCAAGAGGCGCTATCGCACCAAGCTGTCACCCAGTGCCAACTCTATCAATCCTGTCTGGAAGGAGGAGCCCTTTGTCTTTGA
- the PLCB2 gene encoding 1-phosphatidylinositol 4,5-bisphosphate phosphodiesterase beta-2 isoform X8 yields the protein MSLLNPVLLPPKVKAYLSQGERFIKWDDETTIASPVILRVDPKGYYLYWTYQSKEIEFLDITSIRDTRFGKFAKIPKSQKLRDVFNMDFPDNNFLLKTLTVVSGPDMVDLTFHNFVSYKENVGQNWAEDVLALVKHPLTANASRSTFLDKILVKLKMQLNPEGKIPVKNFFQMFPADRKRVEAALSSCHLPKGKNDAINPEDFPESVYKSFLMSLCPRPEIDEIFTSYHAKAKPYMTKEHLTKFINQKQRDSRLNSLLFPPARPDQVQGLIDKYEPSAINVQRGQLSPEGMVWFLCGPENSVLAQDKLILYQDMTQPLNHYFINSSHNTYLTAGQFSGLSSAEMYRQVLLAGCRCVELDCWKGRPPDEEPIITHGFTMTTDIYFKEAIEAIAESAFKTSPYPVILSFENHVDSPRQQAKMAEYCRTMFGDMLLTEPLEKFPLKPGIPLPSPEDLRGKILIKNKKNQFSGPASPSKEPGGEAEGDCPPSASVGEGTAWAGEEGTEPEEEEVEEEEESGSLNEEEIKKMQSDEGTAGLEVTAYEEMSSLVNYIQPTKFISFEFSAQKNRSYVISSFTELKAYDLLSKASVQFVDYNKRQMSRIYPKGTRMDSSNYMPQMFWNAGCQMVALNFQTMGDLWPVPVRTQCAHLCRSGAVWPSWGPQEALSHQAVTQCQLYQSCLEGGALCL from the exons ATGTCTCTGCTCAACCCTGTCCTGCTGCCCCCCAAGGTGAAGGCTTATCTGAGCCAAGGGGAGCGCTTCATCAAATGGGAcgat GAAACCACAATAGCCTCCCCGGTTATCCTCCGCGTGGATCCCAAGGGCTACTACTTATATTGGACATATCAGAGTAAG GAGATAGAGTTTCTGGATATCACCAGCATCAGGGATACTCGCTTTGGGAAGTTTGCCAAGATACCCAAG AGCCAGAAGCTCCGGGATGTCTTCAACATGGACTTTCCTGACAACAACTTCCTGCTAAAGACGCTCACTGTGGTGTCTGGCCCTGACATGGTGGACCTCACCTTCCACAACTTTGTCTCCTACAAGGAGAACGTGGGCCAG AACTGGGCTGAAGATGTACTGGCTCTGGTCAAGCATCCGCTGACAGCCAATGCCTCTCGCAGCACCTTCCTGGACAAAAT CCTGGTAAAGCTCAAGATGCAGCTCAATCCCGAAGGGAAGATTCCTGTGAAGAA tTTTTTCCAGATGTTTCCTGCTGACCGCAAGCGGGTGGAAGCTGCCCTCAGCTCCTGCCACCTCCCCAAAGGCAAG AATGATGCCATCAATCCTGAGGACTTCCCAGAATCCGTCTACAAGAGTTTCCTCATGAGCCTCTGTCCTCGGCCAGAAATAGATGAGATCTTCACTTCCTA CCATGCCAAGGCCAAGCCCTACATGACCAAGGAGCACCTGACCAAATTCATCAACCAGAAACAGAGGGACTCCCGCCTCAACTCTTTGCTGTTTCCGCCCGCCCGGCCTGACCAAGTGCAGGGCCTCATCGACAAGTACGAGCCCAGTGCAATCAACGTGCAGAGGG GCCAGCTGTCACCTGAGGGCATGGTGTGGTTTCTCTGTGGGCCGGAGAACAGTGTGCTGGCCCAGGACAAGCTGATACTCTACCAAGACATGACACAGCCACTCAACCATTACTTCATCAACTCCTCACACAACACCTACCTGACAG CTGGCCAGTTCTCTGGCCTTTCCTCGGCAGAGATGTACCGCCAGGTGCTGCTGGCTGGCTGTCGCTGCGTGGAGCTGGACTGCTGGAAGGGCAGGCCCCCTGACGAGGAGCCCATCATCACCCACGGCTTTACCATGACCACAGACATCTATTTCAAG gaagcaaTTGAAGCCATTGCAGAAAGTGCTTTTAAGACCTCCCCCTATCCTGTCATCCTGTCATTTGAAAACCATGTGGACTC ACCCCGCCAACAGGCCAAGATGGCTGAGTATTGCCGGACGATGTTTGGGGACATGCTACTCACAGAGCCCCTGGAAAAGTTCCCA cTGAAACCAGGcatccccctgcccagccccgaGGATCTCCGAGGCAAGATCCTCATCAAGAACAAAAAGAACCAGTTTTCTGGCCCAGCATCCCCCAGCAAGGAGCCGGGTGGGGAGGCTGAGGGCGACTGCCCACCCAGTGCCTCTGTGGGTGAGGGCACAG CGTGGGCTGGTGAAGAAGGAACAGAGccggaggaggaagaggtggaagaggaggaggagtcgGGAAGCCTGAATGAGGAAGAGATCAAGAAGATGCAGTCGGACGAG GGCACAGCGGGCCTGGAGGTGACAGCTTATGAGGAGATGTCCAGCCTAGTGAATTACATTCAACCCACCAAGTTCATCTCCTTTGAGTTCTCTGCCC AGAAGAACCGAAGTTATGTCATCTCCTCCTTCACAGAGCTCAAGGCTTATGACCTGCTCTCCAAGGCCTCGGTGCAGTTTGTGGA CTACAACAAGCGCCAGATGAGCCGCATTTACCCTAAGGGCACCCGCATGGACTCCTCCAACTACATGCCCCAGATGTTCTGGAATGCTGGTTGCCAGATGGTTGCCCTCAACTTCCAGACGATGG GTGATCTCTGGCCAGTTCCTGTCAGAACGCAGTGTGCGCACCTATGTCGAAGTGGAGCTGTTTGGCCTTCCTGGGGACCCCAAGAGGCGCTATCGCACCAAGCTGTCACCCAGTGCCAACTCTATCAATCCTGTCTGGAAGGAGGAGCCCTTTGTCTTTGA
- the PLCB2 gene encoding 1-phosphatidylinositol 4,5-bisphosphate phosphodiesterase beta-2 isoform X7, which produces MSLLNPVLLPPKVKAYLSQGERFIKWDDETTIASPVILRVDPKGYYLYWTYQSKEIEFLDITSIRDTRFGKFAKIPKSQKLRDVFNMDFPDNNFLLKTLTVVSGPDMVDLTFHNFVSYKENVGQNWAEDVLALVKHPLTANASRSTFLDKILVKLKMQLNPEGKIPVKNFFQMFPADRKRVEAALSSCHLPKGKNDAINPEDFPESVYKSFLMSLCPRPEIDEIFTSYHAKAKPYMTKEHLTKFINQKQRDSRLNSLLFPPARPDQVQGLIDKYEPSAINVQRGQLSPEGMVWFLCGPENSVLAQDKLILYQDMTQPLNHYFINSSHNTYLTAGQFSGLSSAEMYRQVLLAGCRCVELDCWKGRPPDEEPIITHGFTMTTDIYFKEAIEAIAESAFKTSPYPVILSFENHVDSPRQQAKMAEYCRTMFGDMLLTEPLEKFPLKPGIPLPSPEDLRGKILIKNKKNQFSGPASPSKEPGGEAEGDCPPSASVGEGTAWAGEEGTEPEEEEVEEEEESGSLNEEEIKKMQSDEGTAGLEVTAYEEMSSLVNYIQPTKFISFEFSAQKNRSYVISSFTELKAYDLLSKASVQFVDYNKRQMSRIYPKGTRMDSSNYMPQMFWNAGCQMVALNFQTMDLPMQQNMALFEFNGQSGYLLKHEFMRRPDKQFNPFSVDRIDVVVATTLSITVISGQFLSERSVRTYVEVELFGLPGDPKRRYRTKLSPSANSINPVWKEEPFVFEKILMPELASLRVAVMEEGNRFLGHRIIPINALNSGYHHLCLHSESNMALTMPALFVFLEMKDYVPDTWADLTVALANPIKFFSAHDKKSVKLKEAIGVLPEKPFPPGSPVAGHVNGALAPLSNGSAAHAVALAAAGARAREEAVKEAAEPRTASPEELRELKGVVKLQRRHEKELRDLERRGARRWEELLQRGAAQLAELGPPGPGGCGGRRLGASKGSRKKRTPLCEEAAGAAPSEGREGPEGADARAQELKDRLELELLQQGEERYECILKRKEQHVAEQIAKMMELAREKQAAELKTLKETLETYDCLPPMPDSYLPGGLRPLRTSS; this is translated from the exons ATGTCTCTGCTCAACCCTGTCCTGCTGCCCCCCAAGGTGAAGGCTTATCTGAGCCAAGGGGAGCGCTTCATCAAATGGGAcgat GAAACCACAATAGCCTCCCCGGTTATCCTCCGCGTGGATCCCAAGGGCTACTACTTATATTGGACATATCAGAGTAAG GAGATAGAGTTTCTGGATATCACCAGCATCAGGGATACTCGCTTTGGGAAGTTTGCCAAGATACCCAAG AGCCAGAAGCTCCGGGATGTCTTCAACATGGACTTTCCTGACAACAACTTCCTGCTAAAGACGCTCACTGTGGTGTCTGGCCCTGACATGGTGGACCTCACCTTCCACAACTTTGTCTCCTACAAGGAGAACGTGGGCCAG AACTGGGCTGAAGATGTACTGGCTCTGGTCAAGCATCCGCTGACAGCCAATGCCTCTCGCAGCACCTTCCTGGACAAAAT CCTGGTAAAGCTCAAGATGCAGCTCAATCCCGAAGGGAAGATTCCTGTGAAGAA tTTTTTCCAGATGTTTCCTGCTGACCGCAAGCGGGTGGAAGCTGCCCTCAGCTCCTGCCACCTCCCCAAAGGCAAG AATGATGCCATCAATCCTGAGGACTTCCCAGAATCCGTCTACAAGAGTTTCCTCATGAGCCTCTGTCCTCGGCCAGAAATAGATGAGATCTTCACTTCCTA CCATGCCAAGGCCAAGCCCTACATGACCAAGGAGCACCTGACCAAATTCATCAACCAGAAACAGAGGGACTCCCGCCTCAACTCTTTGCTGTTTCCGCCCGCCCGGCCTGACCAAGTGCAGGGCCTCATCGACAAGTACGAGCCCAGTGCAATCAACGTGCAGAGGG GCCAGCTGTCACCTGAGGGCATGGTGTGGTTTCTCTGTGGGCCGGAGAACAGTGTGCTGGCCCAGGACAAGCTGATACTCTACCAAGACATGACACAGCCACTCAACCATTACTTCATCAACTCCTCACACAACACCTACCTGACAG CTGGCCAGTTCTCTGGCCTTTCCTCGGCAGAGATGTACCGCCAGGTGCTGCTGGCTGGCTGTCGCTGCGTGGAGCTGGACTGCTGGAAGGGCAGGCCCCCTGACGAGGAGCCCATCATCACCCACGGCTTTACCATGACCACAGACATCTATTTCAAG gaagcaaTTGAAGCCATTGCAGAAAGTGCTTTTAAGACCTCCCCCTATCCTGTCATCCTGTCATTTGAAAACCATGTGGACTC ACCCCGCCAACAGGCCAAGATGGCTGAGTATTGCCGGACGATGTTTGGGGACATGCTACTCACAGAGCCCCTGGAAAAGTTCCCA cTGAAACCAGGcatccccctgcccagccccgaGGATCTCCGAGGCAAGATCCTCATCAAGAACAAAAAGAACCAGTTTTCTGGCCCAGCATCCCCCAGCAAGGAGCCGGGTGGGGAGGCTGAGGGCGACTGCCCACCCAGTGCCTCTGTGGGTGAGGGCACAG CGTGGGCTGGTGAAGAAGGAACAGAGccggaggaggaagaggtggaagaggaggaggagtcgGGAAGCCTGAATGAGGAAGAGATCAAGAAGATGCAGTCGGACGAG GGCACAGCGGGCCTGGAGGTGACAGCTTATGAGGAGATGTCCAGCCTAGTGAATTACATTCAACCCACCAAGTTCATCTCCTTTGAGTTCTCTGCCC AGAAGAACCGAAGTTATGTCATCTCCTCCTTCACAGAGCTCAAGGCTTATGACCTGCTCTCCAAGGCCTCGGTGCAGTTTGTGGA CTACAACAAGCGCCAGATGAGCCGCATTTACCCTAAGGGCACCCGCATGGACTCCTCCAACTACATGCCCCAGATGTTCTGGAATGCTGGTTGCCAGATGGTTGCCCTCAACTTCCAGACGATGG ACCTGCCCATGCAGCAGAACATGGCGCTGTTTGAGTTCAATGGGCAGAGTGGCTACCTCCTCAAGCATGAGTTCATGCGCCGGCCAGACAAGCAGTTCAACCCCTTCTCAGTGGACCGCATCGATGTGGTGGTAGCCACCACCCTCTCCATTACG GTGATCTCTGGCCAGTTCCTGTCAGAACGCAGTGTGCGCACCTATGTCGAAGTGGAGCTGTTTGGCCTTCCTGGGGACCCCAAGAGGCGCTATCGCACCAAGCTGTCACCCAGTGCCAACTCTATCAATCCTGTCTGGAAGGAGGAGCCCTTTGTCTTTGAGAAG ATCTTGATGCCTGAGCTGGCCTCCCTCAGGGTGGCTGTAATGGAGGAAGGCAACAGATTTCTTGGACACCGCATCATCCCCATTAATGCCCTGAATTCTG GCTACCACCATCTATGCCTGCACAGCGAGAGCAACATGGCCCTTACCATGCCTGCGCTTTTTGTCTTCCTGGAGATGAAGGACTATGTACCTGACACCTGGGCAG ATCTCACCGTGGCTCTTGCCAATCCCATCAAGTTCTTCAGTGCCCACGATAAGAAGTCTGTGAAGCTCAAGGAAGCCATAGGAGTTCTGCCTGAG AAACCCTTCCCACCCGGGAGTCCAGTCGCCGGCCACGTCAATGGGGCACTGGCCCCACTGAGCAACGGGTCTGCAG CCCACGCTGTGGCTCTTGCAGCAgccggggccagggccagggaggaggccGTGAAAGAAGCTGCGG AGCCACGGACGGCCAGCCCGGAGGAGCTGCGGGAGCTGAAGGGCGTCGTGAAGCTGCAGCGGCGGCACGAGAAGGAGCTGCGGGACCTGGAGCGGCGCGGCGCGCGGCGCTGGGAGGAGCTGCTGCAGAGGGGCGCGGCGCAGCTGGCCGAGCTGGGGCCACCGGGCCCGGGGGGCTGCGGGGGCCGCAGGCTCGGCGCGAGCAAGGGCTCCCGCAAGAAGAG GACCCCGCTCTGCGAGGAGGCCGCCGGGGCCGCGCCGAGCGAGGGCCGCGAGGGCCCCGAGGGCGCGGACGCGCGCGCGCAGGAGCTGAAGGACCGCCTGGAGCTGGAGCTGCTGCAGCAGGGCGAGGAGCGGTACGAGTGCATCCTGAAGCGCAAGGAGCAGCACGTGGCCGAG CAAATCGCCAAGATGATGGAGCTggccagagagaagcaggctGCGGAATTGAAGACCCTCAAGGAGACCTTGGAGACGTATGATTGCCTCCCGCCCATGCCTGACTCTTATCTCCCAGGAGGGCTCAGGCCCCTCAGAACATCTTCCTGA
- the PLCB2 gene encoding 1-phosphatidylinositol 4,5-bisphosphate phosphodiesterase beta-2 isoform X2, translating to MSLLNPVLLPPKVKAYLSQGERFIKWDDETTIASPVILRVDPKGYYLYWTYQSKEIEFLDITSIRDTRFGKFAKIPKSQKLRDVFNMDFPDNNFLLKTLTVVSGPDMVDLTFHNFVSYKENVGQNWAEDVLALVKHPLTANASRSTFLDKILVKLKMQLNPEGKIPVKNFFQMFPADRKRVEAALSSCHLPKGKNDAINPEDFPESVYKSFLMSLCPRPEIDEIFTSYHAKAKPYMTKEHLTKFINQKQRDSRLNSLLFPPARPDQVQGLIDKYEPSAINVQRGQLSPEGMVWFLCGPENSVLAQDKLILYQDMTQPLNHYFINSSHNTYLTAGQFSGLSSAEMYRQVLLAGCRCVELDCWKGRPPDEEPIITHGFTMTTDIYFKEAIEAIAESAFKTSPYPVILSFENHVDSPRQQAKMAEYCRTMFGDMLLTEPLEKFPLKPGIPLPSPEDLRGKILIKNKKNQFSGPASPSKEPGGEAEGDCPPSASVGEGTAWAGEEGTEPEEEEVEEEEESGSLNEEEIKKMQSDEGTAGLEVTAYEEMSSLVNYIQPTKFISFEFSAQKNRSYVISSFTELKAYDLLSKASVQFVDYNKRQMSRIYPKGTRMDSSNYMPQMFWNAGCQMVALNFQTMDLPMQQNMALFEFNGQSGYLLKHEFMRRPDKQFNPFSVDRIDVVVATTLSITVISGQFLSERSVRTYVEVELFGLPGDPKRRYRTKLSPSANSINPVWKEEPFVFEKILMPELASLRVAVMEEGNRFLGHRIIPINALNSGYHHLCLHSESNMALTMPALFVFLEMKDYVPDTWADLTVALANPIKFFSAHDKKSVKLKEAIGVLPEKPFPPGSPVAGHVNGALAPLSNGSAAAGARAREEAVKEAAEPRTASPEELRELKGVVKLQRRHEKELRDLERRGARRWEELLQRGAAQLAELGPPGPGGCGGRRLGASKGSRKKRTPLCEEAAGAAPSEGREGPEGADARAQELKDRLELELLQQGEERYECILKRKEQHVAEQIAKMMELAREKQAAELKTLKETLETDTKEMKKKLEAKRIERIQAMVKVTSDKMAQERLKREINNSHIQEVVQTIKQMTENLEKHQEKLEEKQAACLEQIREMEKQFQQEALAEYEARMKGLEAEVKESVRTCLRDCFPSEAKDKPERSFGAFKELCEQDPLTAKADAQESCL from the exons ATGTCTCTGCTCAACCCTGTCCTGCTGCCCCCCAAGGTGAAGGCTTATCTGAGCCAAGGGGAGCGCTTCATCAAATGGGAcgat GAAACCACAATAGCCTCCCCGGTTATCCTCCGCGTGGATCCCAAGGGCTACTACTTATATTGGACATATCAGAGTAAG GAGATAGAGTTTCTGGATATCACCAGCATCAGGGATACTCGCTTTGGGAAGTTTGCCAAGATACCCAAG AGCCAGAAGCTCCGGGATGTCTTCAACATGGACTTTCCTGACAACAACTTCCTGCTAAAGACGCTCACTGTGGTGTCTGGCCCTGACATGGTGGACCTCACCTTCCACAACTTTGTCTCCTACAAGGAGAACGTGGGCCAG AACTGGGCTGAAGATGTACTGGCTCTGGTCAAGCATCCGCTGACAGCCAATGCCTCTCGCAGCACCTTCCTGGACAAAAT CCTGGTAAAGCTCAAGATGCAGCTCAATCCCGAAGGGAAGATTCCTGTGAAGAA tTTTTTCCAGATGTTTCCTGCTGACCGCAAGCGGGTGGAAGCTGCCCTCAGCTCCTGCCACCTCCCCAAAGGCAAG AATGATGCCATCAATCCTGAGGACTTCCCAGAATCCGTCTACAAGAGTTTCCTCATGAGCCTCTGTCCTCGGCCAGAAATAGATGAGATCTTCACTTCCTA CCATGCCAAGGCCAAGCCCTACATGACCAAGGAGCACCTGACCAAATTCATCAACCAGAAACAGAGGGACTCCCGCCTCAACTCTTTGCTGTTTCCGCCCGCCCGGCCTGACCAAGTGCAGGGCCTCATCGACAAGTACGAGCCCAGTGCAATCAACGTGCAGAGGG GCCAGCTGTCACCTGAGGGCATGGTGTGGTTTCTCTGTGGGCCGGAGAACAGTGTGCTGGCCCAGGACAAGCTGATACTCTACCAAGACATGACACAGCCACTCAACCATTACTTCATCAACTCCTCACACAACACCTACCTGACAG CTGGCCAGTTCTCTGGCCTTTCCTCGGCAGAGATGTACCGCCAGGTGCTGCTGGCTGGCTGTCGCTGCGTGGAGCTGGACTGCTGGAAGGGCAGGCCCCCTGACGAGGAGCCCATCATCACCCACGGCTTTACCATGACCACAGACATCTATTTCAAG gaagcaaTTGAAGCCATTGCAGAAAGTGCTTTTAAGACCTCCCCCTATCCTGTCATCCTGTCATTTGAAAACCATGTGGACTC ACCCCGCCAACAGGCCAAGATGGCTGAGTATTGCCGGACGATGTTTGGGGACATGCTACTCACAGAGCCCCTGGAAAAGTTCCCA cTGAAACCAGGcatccccctgcccagccccgaGGATCTCCGAGGCAAGATCCTCATCAAGAACAAAAAGAACCAGTTTTCTGGCCCAGCATCCCCCAGCAAGGAGCCGGGTGGGGAGGCTGAGGGCGACTGCCCACCCAGTGCCTCTGTGGGTGAGGGCACAG CGTGGGCTGGTGAAGAAGGAACAGAGccggaggaggaagaggtggaagaggaggaggagtcgGGAAGCCTGAATGAGGAAGAGATCAAGAAGATGCAGTCGGACGAG GGCACAGCGGGCCTGGAGGTGACAGCTTATGAGGAGATGTCCAGCCTAGTGAATTACATTCAACCCACCAAGTTCATCTCCTTTGAGTTCTCTGCCC AGAAGAACCGAAGTTATGTCATCTCCTCCTTCACAGAGCTCAAGGCTTATGACCTGCTCTCCAAGGCCTCGGTGCAGTTTGTGGA CTACAACAAGCGCCAGATGAGCCGCATTTACCCTAAGGGCACCCGCATGGACTCCTCCAACTACATGCCCCAGATGTTCTGGAATGCTGGTTGCCAGATGGTTGCCCTCAACTTCCAGACGATGG ACCTGCCCATGCAGCAGAACATGGCGCTGTTTGAGTTCAATGGGCAGAGTGGCTACCTCCTCAAGCATGAGTTCATGCGCCGGCCAGACAAGCAGTTCAACCCCTTCTCAGTGGACCGCATCGATGTGGTGGTAGCCACCACCCTCTCCATTACG GTGATCTCTGGCCAGTTCCTGTCAGAACGCAGTGTGCGCACCTATGTCGAAGTGGAGCTGTTTGGCCTTCCTGGGGACCCCAAGAGGCGCTATCGCACCAAGCTGTCACCCAGTGCCAACTCTATCAATCCTGTCTGGAAGGAGGAGCCCTTTGTCTTTGAGAAG ATCTTGATGCCTGAGCTGGCCTCCCTCAGGGTGGCTGTAATGGAGGAAGGCAACAGATTTCTTGGACACCGCATCATCCCCATTAATGCCCTGAATTCTG GCTACCACCATCTATGCCTGCACAGCGAGAGCAACATGGCCCTTACCATGCCTGCGCTTTTTGTCTTCCTGGAGATGAAGGACTATGTACCTGACACCTGGGCAG ATCTCACCGTGGCTCTTGCCAATCCCATCAAGTTCTTCAGTGCCCACGATAAGAAGTCTGTGAAGCTCAAGGAAGCCATAGGAGTTCTGCCTGAG AAACCCTTCCCACCCGGGAGTCCAGTCGCCGGCCACGTCAATGGGGCACTGGCCCCACTGAGCAACGGGTCTGCAG CAgccggggccagggccagggaggaggccGTGAAAGAAGCTGCGG AGCCACGGACGGCCAGCCCGGAGGAGCTGCGGGAGCTGAAGGGCGTCGTGAAGCTGCAGCGGCGGCACGAGAAGGAGCTGCGGGACCTGGAGCGGCGCGGCGCGCGGCGCTGGGAGGAGCTGCTGCAGAGGGGCGCGGCGCAGCTGGCCGAGCTGGGGCCACCGGGCCCGGGGGGCTGCGGGGGCCGCAGGCTCGGCGCGAGCAAGGGCTCCCGCAAGAAGAG GACCCCGCTCTGCGAGGAGGCCGCCGGGGCCGCGCCGAGCGAGGGCCGCGAGGGCCCCGAGGGCGCGGACGCGCGCGCGCAGGAGCTGAAGGACCGCCTGGAGCTGGAGCTGCTGCAGCAGGGCGAGGAGCGGTACGAGTGCATCCTGAAGCGCAAGGAGCAGCACGTGGCCGAG CAAATCGCCAAGATGATGGAGCTggccagagagaagcaggctGCGGAATTGAAGACCCTCAAGGAGACCTTGGAGAC TGATaccaaagagatgaagaaaaagctgGAGGCCAAGAGGATAGAGCGGATCCAGGCCATGGTCAAAGTCACCTCGGACAAGATGGCTCAAGAAAG GCTGAAGAGAGAGATTAACAACTCTCACATTCAGGAGGTGGTGCAAACCATCAAGCAG ATGACAGAGAACCTGGAGAAGCACCAGGAGAAGCTGGAAGAGAAGCAGGCAGCTTGCCTGGAGCAGATCCGGGAGATGGAAAAGCAG TTCCAGCAGGAGGCACTGGCAGAGTACGAGGCCAGGATGAAAGGCTTGGAGGCCGAGGTGAAGGAGTCAGTGAGGACCTGCCTCAGGGACTGCTTCCCCTCTGAGGCCAAGGACAAGCCTGAGAGATCCTTTGGGGCCTTCAAGGAGCTGTGTGAGCAGGACCCACTCACAGCAAAGGCAGATGCCCAGGAGAGTTGCCTCTGA